Below is a genomic region from Cydia strobilella chromosome 24, ilCydStro3.1, whole genome shotgun sequence.
ttgggatcagtccttcaccgaaaagcgactggtaaatatcaaatgatatttcgtacataagttccgaaaaactcattggtacgagcgtttgaacccgcgacctccggattgaaagtcgcacgctcttaccgctaggccaccagcgcttccaatTTTTCCGATTTCCGGCTacgataaaattaaattttgcaaATCTGTTACCTGTAGATCAGCCAGTAAGGTCTGCCATTGGCTGATTTTGTCGTAGTGCCGCCGAAGAAGCTCTTCCTTACGCTGCAGCTCGCATTTCAACTCGTTGTTGTCTTCACGAACGAGGAGCTCGGGCTTCATCGCCGAGAGGAGGAACCTACGGAATTAATTTAAGGACCTAAAAAACTGgaccagtgcgagtcggactcgcccaccaaggggtccgtacttttcagtatttgttgatatagcggcaacagaaatacatcatctgtgaaaatttcaactgtcttagcTATCGCTATCCGGTTCATATAcctaaagcctggtgacagagaccGACCTTTTggatacgaaaccctaaaacgAAAAAAATGCATTATATATAGTGCTTGTTAAAgtatattgaattattaaaatCCATATACGTAAACCAGTTTTTTGGGAAATTCAGATCCAGATTTTTTGTGGCACGTAAACGGCTAGATAAATCGATacacatgtttaattatttgtatggtaacaaaggtgttacgatatatttggccgtCGCTATTTATTTGACGCTGACTGTACTAAATGATAAAGAGTTATAGGACATTACCTATTTAGTGGCCCTTAAATATGGATCAGTGGGCCAGATGTGGCCCGCAGGCCTTAGTTGTGAGCCTATATACCTCTTTTGTAGGAAAAACGCCTCCATCTGCCTGGCGAGGTCTATAAACCGCTCCACTTCCACCTTGACCTCTTCCTTCTCCACGCTGGGTGATGCTTCCTGCTTTGTCAGCACGTTCAGACATGCCTGCGGGACAAATACAGTCCGTAAGCTAAATTTTTTAAGACTGACAGAAGAAAGTGAGATATTGTCACtgataaatgtcatattttcataggaattttTGACGAAACCGAATCAGTAGCGAAtagtcagtgtcaaactcgtggtaaggcatTAGTGTGATAAGCGCGGAGCGCTCGTGGTATATTGTGCAATAGAGCTACAATTTCCTTCAAAAGCGCTACGCGCTACAttgtgctacgccgtagcactgCACACTGCAAGCATAGCTGCAAGCGTATTCTGATCCTGCTTCAGATTAAGTAAATAGAGTTTTAGAGTTAGAAAAAGAGaggtctgcaacgattttgataaccgtatttaaatataatttcgcttgaaatttcgttttttcttcgcaagtgtgatgaaaaacattgtgtgtaactccagccgggctagcacatgattggcgcgagagtatctcgccgcgacataccGCGACTACCCGTCCCcgtttaattcatacagttagtaaaagacgggtagtctatctcgcggcgagatactgtcgcgtcaatcatgtgctcggcctactggggtaagaatattgttactctcgtctttaatatatatatactcttGTACAATATTCCACttaccccccacgttgcacaacACAATTTATACAAACCATAAGGTCTAACTTTTCTGTTAGCCAACACCCCTGAAGATGCGGGCGTCCAAAGCGGTGACCGTTGACTATCCGGtaggtcgtatgcttgtttgcttgtttgccaccaggggcgtagctagaggatatggcgcccggggcagtcaccaaatttgcgccccctgacgactgacaaaagtttcgctgctgctgccttttgcccactttggcgcccggggcacttgcctcctctgcccccccccccccctctagttacgccactgtttgccaccgacgtggtataaattAAAGGTAGGTAATGAGAGAATCGAGGACCACCAGCTGAGTGGAAAGATATAACTGATaatgataagtaggtacatacctacattactGTTATCTATAATacctatctataggtatatctacgtatggaatgaaaaatataatcatttcGACTATTCAGAGCGTGCTTCCCTAATCATACCAAGATAAAATCGGagataatactttaaaaatatgattttaatctCTTGTCTGTGTGATAAGGATCCTGGTATAATTTTCAGTCATCTTTTTTGTgttgataatattttttattatggtactagcgacccgccccggcttcgcacgggttacacaaaaccttaacttatacacctaaaccttcctcagtaatcactctattgataggtgaaaaccgcatgaaaatacattcagtagtttttgagtttatcgcgaacatacataccaGAATTGGGCGTTATATaatagataattatttcaaataaatttattcgaagataaattcaatcacaaatagtgcgttgacgactttttatttagataaattatctagatgaagataactggcctcgtttgttattgaagtaagctataattaaacttataataataaatttatagaatgtCACGTCAGGTCAAACCATCACACTGACACTGTGctactgacattcatcttttatttaaaatcctaactaattttatttatctagataaaaatgaaactgatctagataaattcaaaataacaaatgacggattatttagttcaaataaaagatgatttagttatcttacaggttattcgtaaatagataatAATTTTTTCCCAACTCtgatacatacacacatattatacttagttaattaataataataaataaaataaataaatattataggacattcttacacagattgaccaagtcccacggtaagcccaaggaggcttgtgttatgggtactcagacaacgatatatataatatataaatacttaaatacatagaaaacacccatgactcgggaacaaatatctgtgctcatcacacaaataaatgcccttaccgggattcgaacccaggaccatcggcttcacaggcccactaggccagaccggtcgtcaattatTTCATACCATATTAGGAAGAGACTTACGTTAGAGTACTCTCAACTCAACATCAAGGCTGTTTTGTCATAGGTTATACTTACGGGTACATAAAAAGTACAGTTCACCAGTATGATTCCTAGCCCACTATAGAACCATGTCATAATGAATCCATTTGCTTATCTTGTATATATCTGACGTATCGTCTTTCGTCTAGTAGCTAAAGCGAAAAGGTtctatagtggcctaggaatcaatTTGGTTTACTTTACCTATCTACCTAGTAAGTCAAAAAATTTAATAGGTGTCACTAACAAGTTGAATAATAAACAGATAGACATTAAAACTGAATCATTTATTAGATTAGTTAATAcaagatttatttaaaatttacatcAATAATTCCACTCTcacacataatataattataattaagaagtctttaattatttatttatcaacatAGACATTTTTGCTAACCTTACATCTACCTACAGCTACTCCTAGCGCTATGTGTGAAGTAACATGTATAAATTATGATGAAAGCTAAAcacatatgtggctttccatcacagaagggtccttatgcttcatgtagATCAGAATTTCTGtaggaatttcagataaaaaggaccttattggaCGTAAACCATAAGgattctgtgatggaaagccacattagGTCACTTTAAAATCATTTGATGTAAGCattatccaaaaaaaattatagcaaaAACCTTCTTTACAACTCAATTTTTTAGCTTTTCTTAGTGACCAACTTTGATTTGTTagctaaagttagaccaagataacttttttttgaagtttaaaataacacttgcacagtcagggctatcaaaatcgctgctgaCTTAACTTGGTCTATCTCTAGAAGTGTTCTGatacgaaaaaaaatgtattgccatttttgtaaaattatataTCAGAACAAAAACACTTTGATTTCTTCCTTGTGATACTGAGTATAAAAAGacacaaaaaaaggtttttgtATAAGAAATTTGGAATTTTACATCTGATACAACTTAACTCCATTCGGTGGCTCTACATTGACATACATCTTAACACATTAAGtgcattataatttaatttaatttaaaacgcTATAGTTAAGTTACTTAATACTATTACGGAAAGTAGTATGGTGAATGAAATGTTCTGTAATATGGTGACTGTGAGGGCAACTGGCCATACATAGGCGGGTAGTTTTGCTGCGGTTGCTGCATATTTTGCTGGTAGAATAACTCTGGTCGCCATTGAGATCTGTCAGGATTAAACTGCTGTTGTGTTGGCGGCTGCAATCTATCGGCTGCATTCTGCATGGCTGTTCGGAAATCAACTGGGTTTTCCATAAACATGGTGTCATTGTATTGACCTATAGGATGCGGCCATTCTGTTGGTTTTTCTGGTGTTTTCGTCTTTTGTGGCGGCTTTTCTGCCGATTTTCGCTTAGAGCTGGTATTGCGGTAAGATGGTGGCGGTGATTTGTGTGTCTGAGTCAAGAATTTTTGGAATTCGCTTACAAATTCATTTGGGTCCTTTTTGATAGGCTGCACCACAGCTGGGACGCGTTGTTGATCAATTATTGTGCTGGTGTAGGTCTTCATTGGTGTGCTTTGAACTGTGGACGGTGCAGTTTTCTGGCTATATTCTAGACTGTTCAGATTCTGTGGTAGAGTTGTGTAGGCCTTTTGACTTTGTGGGTTTGCTTGGTAAGTTTTTGGTGGATTGTGATGGGCATACAATTTTGGACTAGACATTATTGGTTGTAAAGGAGAGTTGTATTCAAAGTTAGGGTTCTTTTTGGGTGTCCGTGGTTTTCTTGGCTTGCGTTGAACTTCGCCTTCAACTGGTTCCTTTTTCGGTTTAGGAGTCTTTTTTACAGGTTCTTTTTTGACTTTTTCCTTTTTTGGTTTTTCCACTTTCTCTGTCTTTTCTGCCGGTTTTCGTTTCTTTCTCTCTTTCTTCACTGGTGGGACTGGAGTCTCACTAGTAGTAGGAGGTGGTAGTGGGCCTAGATGTAATGGATCTCCAGTGTGGTCAGCCTTTTCCTCTGTCTTTGGACTGACAGCAGCTTCATGTGGAGGTGACTCCCAAGTGGAAACAAGAGCAGCCATATCTTCAAGCTGTTCACTGGATAGTTTCTTGGTCTTAACCTTACGCCCAACTTTTGGTTTTGGAgtagttttctttttctcctcGCCAGTCTCTTCATCTTTTTCTGTCTCATTTTTAACTTTGGCTTTAGTTTCTTTCTTTCCACCACTCTTTCTGCTCTTCCCTTtcgatttttcttttttgctcTTAGGCTCTTCATAATCAGAATCTCTGTCAGAGTCTATGTAACCTATATCAGGTAGCTGTGCCTCAGATGGGTCCATTTCATCTCCCTTCAGCCAGATATCTTCAAGGGCATCAAGTTGCGTGTCATCAGGTTCCATTGGCAGATGTCGGCGCTTCATAGAAGTCATCATATCAAGGTCACCTTCTGCCATAGTCATTTCTGCATCATCCATAACATCTTCACCGAGAATGGAAACAGCAATAGCGCCTTCAGAAATGCTTTTACTAGCCATCGCTCTTTTAAGATGGAGCGGGTGGCGCTTCTTTTTCTTCAATCCTTCCTCTTCGGCCTCGATAAATGACTCGGGTAGCTCTGTGTTGTTCTTATTGCACAATATGTCTTGGCCTGAAGGATGCGGGGCTGGGACCATCTTCTCGGGCTGTTCTGGGTGGCAGCCAATATCTTGACCTTTGAGCCATAACTCATATCTGTCAGGCTGGAATCGCTTCACAAAAGTATCCATGGATATTTTGACCATATCATTGCTGCAAGTACATTGTGTCGCTCGCTTGCCATATTCAACCCATCTCGGAGCTGCGAAGTTGGTTGACTCGGCACAGTTGAAGCCATGGTTAAAGCCGGCATGGTACCCATATGGGAAAGTGATCATTATTTCTCCAGCTTCTTGTGTTATTTTGTTAATTGGAACTGAGTACTGTTTCAAGATTTGCGGTGAGATCAGAGTCATTTTGTGTCTTAAAAAGGCTTGGCAAGTCTTTGCTGATGTAGGGAAGAAACCAGAAGCAATTCTCTCAAAGCGTTTCCCATGTTCCGGGGGAATACAGTACCATGTTTTCGGCTCTCCAAAATGCAAGTAGTTTATGGAATATAGGTCCATGTCTTCAGTGTGCCAAGCGAATGTAGTCTTCCACATACCAAAGTAAAGGTATGCCGTGTTGACTCCGTCGATTTCAATGCCGTAGTCAGAGTTGACAAAGTCCAGAATGGTGCCGAGGTGATTAATGTTCCATTCTTTTACGTCTGGATCAGTAATGCTGCCGTTAACATCTGCACCGTATATAGGAGCCACGTAAGTAACGTTTTTCCAGTATTTTCTCTCTAAATCTTCGTAGCTGGAATGACGCGGGGTGCAGTACTTGGCGGAGTTAGCCAGGATGGAAAATTGCTTTACTGTCATAGCTTTCTTCTGTATGTTTATTTGTTGAAACAAACCTTGCTTGCCCGTCACCACTTGACAAATGGGCGAGGGGATAGTGATGTTGAGATCGCTGAGGTCGTATCCAGCCTTACGGGGGACCCATTCCGGCGGAGGAATAACTTTGGCAAGCCCAGCTTTGTGTGCCCCCTTTGACTCCATATATTGGATGAATTTGTTGAAATCTTTGAACTCATCCCACGTAGGGCGGAAGGTTTGTATTGTTGGAACACCCCCACTACTGCACGCGTCTTCCCCAACCGTAGACATGGTGTTTTTCAGAAACACTCGAGTCCCAAAATCAACACAATTTCGTCATTCACTGCACAGTCTCAAACTACTTTCCATTATAACGTCAATTAGCGTATACACTGTTTATGAAAATCCACTGTAAATCACTGTTTTAGTCCC
It encodes:
- the LOC134752415 gene encoding probable lysine-specific demethylase 4B, which codes for MSTVGEDACSSGGVPTIQTFRPTWDEFKDFNKFIQYMESKGAHKAGLAKVIPPPEWVPRKAGYDLSDLNITIPSPICQVVTGKQGLFQQINIQKKAMTVKQFSILANSAKYCTPRHSSYEDLERKYWKNVTYVAPIYGADVNGSITDPDVKEWNINHLGTILDFVNSDYGIEIDGVNTAYLYFGMWKTTFAWHTEDMDLYSINYLHFGEPKTWYCIPPEHGKRFERIASGFFPTSAKTCQAFLRHKMTLISPQILKQYSVPINKITQEAGEIMITFPYGYHAGFNHGFNCAESTNFAAPRWVEYGKRATQCTCSNDMVKISMDTFVKRFQPDRYELWLKGQDIGCHPEQPEKMVPAPHPSGQDILCNKNNTELPESFIEAEEEGLKKKKRHPLHLKRAMASKSISEGAIAVSILGEDVMDDAEMTMAEGDLDMMTSMKRRHLPMEPDDTQLDALEDIWLKGDEMDPSEAQLPDIGYIDSDRDSDYEEPKSKKEKSKGKSRKSGGKKETKAKVKNETEKDEETGEEKKKTTPKPKVGRKVKTKKLSSEQLEDMAALVSTWESPPHEAAVSPKTEEKADHTGDPLHLGPLPPPTTSETPVPPVKKERKKRKPAEKTEKVEKPKKEKVKKEPVKKTPKPKKEPVEGEVQRKPRKPRTPKKNPNFEYNSPLQPIMSSPKLYAHHNPPKTYQANPQSQKAYTTLPQNLNSLEYSQKTAPSTVQSTPMKTYTSTIIDQQRVPAVVQPIKKDPNEFVSEFQKFLTQTHKSPPPSYRNTSSKRKSAEKPPQKTKTPEKPTEWPHPIGQYNDTMFMENPVDFRTAMQNAADRLQPPTQQQFNPDRSQWRPELFYQQNMQQPQQNYPPMYGQLPSQSPYYRTFHSPYYFPLKKFSLRTVFVPQACLNVLTKQEASPSVEKEEVKVEVERFIDLARQMEAFFLQKRFLLSAMKPELLVREDNNELKCELQRKEELLRRHYDKISQWQTLLADLQGHAVYNKCQSAPPLQQAASPMQPCGVQQSVQAQQMAAAAAAQQAALQQQALQQQQVPRPPLPPAYPAVPRR